The following coding sequences lie in one Miscanthus floridulus cultivar M001 chromosome 9, ASM1932011v1, whole genome shotgun sequence genomic window:
- the LOC136481918 gene encoding early nodulin-like protein 18, whose product MPAMGIRTMMFRVAVVVFAVTTAAAAGNTIASPSSAANSTASPTKNTTAPLPPFGTNHAVGDGTGWFFDWKANASAANYSAWAANRTFYLGDYLSFKTDTGNTVVHTTNATVYKLCSAGVAASGGGSGWKPEGAFLAVMLTAEGANYFFSDAWNGEHCQRGMRFQVSVARGRGLPSVPPSFYEPLSSAPAGTRRGGTVAVGVSAMAAAFAALVFS is encoded by the exons ATGCCAGCCATGGGCATTCGCACAATGATGTTCCGAGTAGCAGTCGTCGTTTTTGCCGTAACGACCGCTGCAGCCGCAGGCAATACGATAGCGAGCCCAAGCTCTGCGGCCAATTCAACGGCCAGCCCGACCAAGAACACGACGGCGCCATTGCCGCCGTTTGGCACGAACCACGCCGTGGGCGACGGCACCGGGTGGTTCTTCGACTGGAAGGCGAACGCCTCGGCGGCCAACTACTCCGCCTGGGCTGCGAACCGCACATTCTACCTCGGCGACTACCTCA GCTTCAAGACGGACACCGGCAACACGGTGGTGCACACGACGAACGCCACGGTCTACAAGCTCTGCAGCGCCGGCGtcgcggcgagcggcggcggcagcgggtgGAAGCCGGAGGGGGCGTTCCTCGCCGTGATGCTCACGGCGGAGGGCGCCAACTACTTCTTCTCGGACGCCTGGAACGGGGAGCACTGCCAGAGGGGGATGCGGTTTCAGGTCAGCGTGGCGCGTGGCCGCGGTCTCCCGTCGGTGCCGCCGTCGTTCTACGAGCCACTCTCCAGCGCGCCGGCGGGGACGCGGCGCGGAGGGACTGTGGCCGTGGGGGTCAGTGCGATGGCTGCAGCCTTTGCTGCACTTGTGTTTTCTTGA
- the LOC136481917 gene encoding uncharacterized protein, giving the protein MVILCPGCVAPSVHHNFLPRWLLLNNSSRMYCHVFPDRMKPKRQNRPQRMACFSKGSSFQDLVASVKPSRLLPAEELKTYPSTVPEEIFNTIILDDSDAFYMLELSTSREFSSSLDKNSAILICLIDVDGDSLLQRVPAIYLGQPTPGIKTVQLIPFQSGSVDVVTFKASKLKRIKEVWIGLESGSWRLDGLSLKVIHGPVGPPKEINGTPEQKFNGLQYSFEKINAFLGDDGASVAEARPVAVTDLSGVGISDLQEGLLSSESKASSVKELREDGLREYANLKQSLLLYDASIVITGFSAFILASNDSAAYSFLIGGTGGFLYLLLLQRSVDGLPVIGSPSEAGSAQPLLKGFSGVRRPWLILSLVLVAGAVALKYGGGGDSFELTPTELFVGTAGFLANKVAVLLAAFMPMLSDSKSEDGSGGSN; this is encoded by the exons ATGGTGATCCTCTGTCCAGGGTGTGTTGCTCCATCAGTGCACCATAATTTTCTGCCCAGATGGTTGCTGCTGAACAATAGCTCGAGAATGTATTGCCATGTCTTTCCAGACAGAATGAAACCGAAAAGACAGAACAGACCTCAGAGGATGGCTTGCTTCTCCAAGGGGTCTTCGTTTCAAG ATCTGGTTGCCTCTGTAAAGCCTTCACGCCTTCTTCCAGCAGAGGAACTAAAGACATATCCCAGTACTGTTCCTGAAGAGATATTTAACACAATCATACTAGATGACTCTGATGCATTCTACATGCTAGAGCTTAGCACAAGTAGAGAATTTAGTTCctctttggataaaaattctgcAATCTTAATCTGCTTAATTGATGTTGATGGTGACTCCTTGCTACAAAGAGTACCGGCAATCTATTTGGGTCAACCTACACCTGGAATTAAGACAGTGCAACTGATACCCTTCCAAAGTGGTTCAGTTGATGTTGTCACTTTCAAGGCCTCAAAACTGAAAAGGATTAAAGAAGTCTGGATCGGTCTTGAATCAG GTTCATGGAGATTAGATGGTTTGAGCTTGAAAGTAATACATGGACCGGTTGGTCCACCTAAAGAAATTAATGGAACACCTGAACAGAAGTTCAACGGTTTGCAGTACTCTTTTGAGAAAATAAATGCATTTCTTGGAGATGATGGAGCTTCAGTAGCTGAAGCAAGGCCTGTGGCTGTCACTGACCTCTCAGGAGTTGGCATTTCCGATCTTCAAGAAGGGCTGTTATCCTCAGAAAGCAAAGCTTCAAGTGTTAAGGAACTAAGAGAGGATGGGTTGAgagagtacgccaacctcaaacAATCTCTGCTGCTCTATGATGCATCTATAGTGATCACAGGCTTCTCCGCCTTCATCTTGGCTTCAAATGACAGTGCTGCCTATTCGTTCCTGATAGGTGGCACTGGTGGGTTCCTCTATCTGTTGCTGCTCCAAAGATCGGTTGATGGTTTGCCCGTGATCGGTTCACCTTCAGAAGCTGGCAGTGCACAGCCCTTGTTAAAAGGCTTCAGTGGTGTAAGGAGGCCATGGTTGATACTATCACTGGTACTGGTTGCAGGGGCAGTTGCACTTAAGTATGGTGGTGGAGGTGACAGCTTTGAACTCACACCGACCGAGCTCTTTGTTGGCACTGCAGGGTTCCTGGCAAACAAGGTTGCTGTTCTTCTTGCAGCGTTCATGCCTATGCTAAGTGACTCGAAGAGTGAAGATGGATCTGGGGGCAGCAATTAA
- the LOC136481916 gene encoding probable WRKY transcription factor 75 yields the protein MENYHMLFGATTHAQPSSATPNSYNFMATAGTGTSGGGLHDHERGQHSGHGGRSSSSFFAELSNNDSKDGGAPVAADSGRGESSAAAGEVDRPAARRKGDKKERRPRYAFQTRSQVDILDDGYRWRKYGQKAVKNNKFPRSYYRCTHQGCNVKKQVQRLSRDEGVVVTTYEGTHTHPIEKSNDNFEHILTQMQIYSGMGSTFSSSSHDMFH from the exons ATGGAGAATTATCACATGCTCTTTGGGGCAACGACGCATGCGCAGCCCTCATCTGCCACTCCCAACTCCTACAACTTCATGGCAACTGCTGGAACTGGAACCAGCGGTGGCGGCTTGCACGACCATGAACGAGGCCAGCACAGCGGGCATGGCGGCCGATCGTCGTCGTCCTTCTTCGCTGAGCTGTCCAACAACGACTCCAAGGATGGTGGTGCACCAGTAGCAGCCGATAGTGGCCGTGGGGAGTCGTCAGCTGCAGCCGGCGAGGTGGACAGGCCGGCGGCCAGGAGGAAGGGGGACAAGAAGGAGCGCCGGCCACGGTACGCCTTCCAGACGCGCAGCCAGGTCGACATCCTCGACGACGGCTACCGGTGGAGGAAGTACGGCCAGAAGGCCGTCAAGAACAACAAGTTCCCAAG AAGCTACTACAGATGCACTCACCAAGGGTGCAACGTGAAGAAGCAGGTGCAGCGGCTGTCAAGGGATGAGGGCGTGGTGGTGACCACGTACGAGGGCACCCATACACACCCCATTGAGAAGTCTAATGACAACTTCGAGCACATTCTCACCCAGATGCAGATCTACTCCGGCATGGGATCAACCTTCAGCAGTAGTAGCCACGACATGTTTCACTGA